One region of Planctomycetota bacterium genomic DNA includes:
- a CDS encoding phospholipid carrier-dependent glycosyltransferase, giving the protein MLPADLHDRHLPRLGFLQDPDDLLLTEPLLLHRSSSAGRRILTLRFHVALILGSRPLGHGHLVTTDVPLAAMTLLAIAGFWRLSETPSFSRAAAAGAVLGGALAVKYSAVLIIPAMAWFLVIRWAQGRKTKPGESLPLHLRTWARWMGYLATVAACVFLVIWASYGFRYKAAARGDFEFSWDSKGTEGSLVGGILSAARKYRVLPESYLYGFGYMFENAQGRAAYALGRHSSTGWWWYFPFAYLVKTPVSAVMLTGLGLWHAIRPTHYSLRKLHFLVIPVIVYGVVACGSNINIGLRHLLPIIPIMMVLSRTD; this is encoded by the coding sequence GTGCTTCCGGCAGATCTCCACGATCGGCATCTGCCCCGTCTCGGCTTCCTTCAGGATCCGGACGATCTGCTCCTCACTGAACCGCTTCTGCTTCATCGATCCTCCTCTGCCGGTCGGAGGATCTTAACACTGAGATTTCACGTGGCCCTAATTTTGGGGAGCAGGCCCCTGGGGCATGGACATCTTGTGACGACGGACGTCCCTCTGGCTGCAATGACGCTCCTGGCGATCGCAGGTTTCTGGAGGCTTTCCGAAACGCCATCGTTTAGCCGGGCGGCCGCGGCCGGAGCGGTGCTGGGAGGTGCGCTCGCCGTCAAGTATAGCGCCGTCCTTATTATTCCGGCCATGGCCTGGTTCTTGGTGATTCGTTGGGCTCAGGGCCGGAAGACGAAGCCGGGCGAATCACTGCCTCTTCATCTCCGAACCTGGGCTCGCTGGATGGGGTACTTGGCCACCGTCGCAGCGTGCGTGTTCTTGGTCATCTGGGCCTCGTACGGATTTCGCTACAAGGCTGCGGCGAGAGGCGACTTTGAGTTCTCATGGGATTCTAAAGGCACAGAAGGGTCGCTCGTCGGCGGGATTCTTAGCGCCGCGCGCAAGTACCGGGTTCTTCCGGAATCGTATCTGTACGGCTTTGGCTACATGTTCGAAAACGCGCAGGGTAGGGCTGCATATGCCCTTGGCCGGCATTCCTCTACGGGTTGGTGGTGGTACTTTCCGTTCGCCTATCTCGTAAAGACGCCCGTTTCGGCGGTTATGTTAACTGGGCTTGGCCTCTGGCATGCGATCCGTCCAACTCACTACAGTTTGCGCAAGCTGCACTTTCTTGTTATTCCGGTCATCGTCTACGGCGTTG
- a CDS encoding transposase, with product MKQKRFSEEQIVRILKEAETGQMPIVEICRKHAISEFTYYRWRRKYQGLTISEARRLKELEKENTRLKQLLANRDLEIDAIREVLRKNS from the coding sequence ATGAAGCAGAAGCGGTTCAGTGAGGAGCAGATCGTCCGGATCCTGAAGGAAGCCGAGACGGGGCAGATGCCGATCGTGGAGATCTGCCGGAAGCACGCGATCTCGGAGTTCACGTACTACAGGTGGCGGCGGAAATACCAGGGCCTGACGATCTCGGAAGCGCGTCGGCTGAAGGAGCTGGAGAAGGAGAACACGCGGCTCAAGCAGCTCCTGGCCAACCGGGACCTGGAGATCGACGCGATCCGGGAGGTGCTCCGAAAAAACTCGTGA
- a CDS encoding IS3 family transposase produces the protein MLIEQGLSERQSCAVAEIARSVYDYVCDEEEDRNLVRKIRAIARKHKRYGYRRVWTLLRRAGMKVNEKRVYRLGKKLGLVLSRRPSRKRVRRGGQVPLKALYPRHVFTYDFMQDQTADGRMLKILTVVDEFTRESIAIRVERRMPAAVVIEVLREAFRRYGAPEFLRSDNGPEFIAEAVQSWLAQQGTKTHYIDPASPWQNAFGESFNDKLRQECLNLEVLETLEEAKVVIARWRRGYNGERPHSSLGYRTPKEFRAKWEKEFSSSRAPGSLRSPRVRAREEEKLLV, from the coding sequence ATGCTGATCGAGCAAGGGCTTTCCGAGCGGCAGAGCTGCGCCGTGGCCGAGATCGCCCGATCGGTTTATGACTACGTGTGCGACGAAGAGGAAGACCGGAACCTCGTGCGCAAGATCCGGGCGATCGCCCGGAAGCACAAGCGGTACGGCTATCGACGTGTGTGGACGCTGTTGAGGCGCGCGGGGATGAAGGTGAACGAGAAGCGCGTGTATCGCCTCGGGAAGAAGCTGGGCTTGGTGCTATCGAGAAGGCCGTCGCGGAAAAGGGTTCGCAGAGGCGGCCAGGTGCCGCTGAAAGCCCTTTATCCGCGGCACGTCTTTACGTACGACTTCATGCAGGACCAGACTGCCGACGGAAGGATGCTCAAGATCCTGACCGTGGTGGACGAGTTCACACGCGAGTCGATCGCGATCCGCGTCGAGCGAAGGATGCCGGCGGCGGTCGTGATCGAGGTCCTTCGGGAGGCCTTCCGAAGATACGGGGCGCCGGAGTTTCTTCGATCGGACAACGGCCCGGAGTTCATCGCCGAGGCGGTGCAGTCGTGGCTTGCCCAGCAGGGGACGAAGACCCACTACATCGATCCGGCGAGCCCGTGGCAGAACGCGTTCGGGGAGAGTTTCAACGACAAGCTGCGCCAAGAGTGTTTGAATTTGGAAGTGTTGGAGACGTTGGAAGAGGCGAAGGTCGTGATCGCCCGTTGGCGGCGCGGGTACAATGGCGAACGTCCTCATTCGAGCCTGGGGTACCGGACTCCGAAAGAGTTCCGGGCGAAGTGGGAGAAGGAGTTTTCCTCTTCGCGCGCCCCGGGCTCGCTTCGCTCGCCTAGGGTGAGGGCGCGCGAAGAGGAAAAACTATTGGTTTAA
- a CDS encoding ThiF family adenylyltransferase, whose translation MRYSTALTEAVHEAAIAHLARSDGQEDLCFGIWYPSRGKRRITALLHSVVLPEEGDRSVHGNAEFHPGFFERALSAALKAGGGLAFMHSHPWQGWQNMSRPDVEAEKGMAPAVLSATGLPLLGLTLGALDGAWSARFWNRTGRRTYIHSWCESVRVIGDRLAITLAEHLLPTPKFGQQLDRTISAWGPATQGIISRIRVGIVGLGSVGSIIAETLARSGISRIELIDFESIERFNLDRTLHAYPMDAEAHRSKVSISAEAIRKSAVIEEFEANEHELSVCEDDGYRIALDCDVLFSCVDRPWPRSVLNFIAYAHLIPVVDGGIYVSRKPSGRMRGADWKAHIATVGRRCLECLAQYDAGLVQAEREGHFEDPTYIQSLPSDHPVKSRQNVFAFSVATASLEILQFLSLVVAPSGIGNPGGQNYHFVTGHVDLDHGSCRSDCALGQLVGLGEAGGHPGTVICHTAAEKARRGRNQQHSRNGKRARRKEKPMG comes from the coding sequence ATGAGGTATAGCACGGCGTTGACGGAAGCGGTGCACGAGGCCGCCATCGCCCATTTGGCGCGGTCAGACGGCCAGGAGGATCTCTGCTTCGGAATTTGGTACCCCAGCCGCGGTAAGCGGCGCATTACAGCTCTTCTTCATTCAGTCGTTCTTCCTGAGGAAGGTGATAGGTCCGTACATGGGAATGCCGAATTCCATCCGGGATTTTTCGAAAGGGCACTTTCCGCGGCGCTGAAGGCGGGTGGGGGTCTTGCGTTCATGCATAGTCATCCCTGGCAGGGTTGGCAAAATATGAGCCGCCCTGATGTGGAAGCCGAAAAGGGGATGGCACCGGCGGTTCTTTCGGCCACGGGACTCCCCCTGCTTGGGCTTACCCTCGGCGCGCTCGATGGTGCCTGGAGTGCGCGCTTCTGGAATCGCACCGGGCGGCGAACCTATATCCATAGTTGGTGTGAGAGCGTTCGGGTCATTGGCGACAGACTTGCTATCACACTCGCCGAACATCTGCTTCCAACGCCGAAGTTCGGGCAGCAGCTCGATAGGACAATTTCTGCTTGGGGCCCGGCAACCCAGGGAATCATTAGCCGCATCCGTGTAGGTATCGTGGGGTTGGGGAGTGTGGGAAGCATTATCGCTGAAACATTGGCACGCTCCGGAATTAGCAGGATCGAGTTGATCGACTTCGAGTCCATTGAGCGGTTCAACCTCGACCGCACGCTGCACGCATATCCGATGGACGCCGAGGCTCATCGCTCTAAAGTTTCGATTTCGGCGGAAGCGATCCGAAAGAGCGCAGTTATTGAAGAGTTCGAGGCGAATGAGCACGAACTGAGCGTTTGCGAGGACGATGGTTACAGGATCGCTCTCGACTGCGACGTTCTTTTCAGCTGTGTCGATCGGCCTTGGCCGCGAAGCGTCCTAAACTTCATCGCGTACGCGCATCTGATCCCAGTGGTAGATGGGGGGATTTATGTCTCCCGAAAACCGAGCGGGAGGATGCGCGGGGCGGATTGGAAGGCTCACATCGCCACAGTCGGCAGGCGCTGTTTAGAGTGTCTCGCGCAGTACGATGCAGGCCTGGTGCAGGCCGAACGCGAGGGACATTTTGAGGATCCGACGTACATCCAATCGCTTCCGAGCGACCATCCGGTGAAAAGCCGACAGAACGTCTTCGCCTTTAGCGTTGCAACCGCGTCTCTAGAGATTCTGCAGTTTCTATCGTTGGTCGTCGCCCCGAGCGGAATAGGAAATCCCGGTGGCCAGAATTATCACTTCGTTACTGGCCATGTTGATCTTGATCACGGCAGTTGTCGATCCGACTGTGCTCTTGGCCAACTGGTAGGTCTGGGCGAGGCCGGAGGGCATCCGGGGACGGTCATTTGCCATACGGCGGCGGAGAAGGCACGCCGCGGCCGAAATCAGCAGCATTCGCGCAACGGCAAACGTGCGAGGCGAAAGGAGAAGCCTATGGGCTGA
- a CDS encoding helix-turn-helix transcriptional regulator yields the protein MAKTGKFGAFFKECRIALGITLREFCEKHGLDPGNLSKLERGLLPPPQSREKLEEYAAALQLKKGSTQWRDFFDFAFVEQGRIPDHVMAKEELVKRLPVLFRTMAGKRATPKQLDKLVKMLQDP from the coding sequence ATGGCAAAAACTGGTAAGTTTGGGGCCTTCTTCAAGGAATGCCGAATTGCCTTGGGCATCACCCTGCGGGAATTTTGCGAGAAGCACGGCCTGGACCCGGGGAATCTGAGCAAGCTGGAAAGGGGTCTACTGCCGCCTCCGCAATCGCGCGAGAAGCTCGAGGAATATGCCGCGGCACTTCAACTGAAGAAGGGCAGCACCCAATGGCGCGACTTCTTCGATTTCGCCTTCGTGGAACAGGGCCGAATCCCGGACCATGTAATGGCGAAAGAGGAGTTGGTGAAGCGACTTCCGGTCCTATTCCGCACCATGGCTGGGAAGCGGGCTACGCCCAAGCAGCTTGACAAGCTCGTCAAGATGCTTCAGGATCCGTAA
- a CDS encoding ImmA/IrrE family metallo-endopeptidase, giving the protein MGKLPVPVLSYNAIAREANNFLRQHHPSGSIPIPIEEIIDLKLKLDIFPMPGLLKSIDIDGFTTSDLKCICVDEFVYSSRPTRYRFTLAHELGHIILHQKIFELAKFRTVAEWKRFYKNIPEEDRGWLEYQAYAFGGLVLVPSAALGPEFEKCVATVKRKGGALLKDAEVTQYFVEDCLADVFQVSREVISKRLVKDGLDRQIPGARK; this is encoded by the coding sequence ATGGGGAAACTCCCCGTACCGGTGCTGTCCTACAACGCAATCGCGCGGGAAGCCAATAACTTCCTGCGCCAGCACCACCCTTCAGGCTCCATCCCTATCCCCATTGAAGAGATCATCGACCTCAAATTAAAGCTCGATATCTTTCCGATGCCGGGACTGCTCAAATCGATCGACATTGACGGGTTTACGACCTCGGATCTGAAGTGCATCTGCGTCGACGAATTCGTCTACTCCAGCCGGCCCACCCGCTATCGGTTTACGCTGGCGCATGAGTTGGGCCACATCATCCTGCACCAGAAGATCTTCGAACTCGCCAAATTCCGCACCGTGGCAGAATGGAAACGGTTCTACAAGAACATTCCGGAGGAAGATAGAGGCTGGCTGGAGTACCAAGCCTACGCCTTTGGTGGCTTGGTACTCGTTCCATCGGCCGCTCTTGGCCCAGAATTCGAGAAGTGCGTGGCGACTGTGAAGCGAAAGGGCGGGGCTCTACTGAAGGATGCAGAGGTCACCCAATACTTTGTCGAGGACTGTCTTGCCGATGTGTTCCAGGTATCTCGCGAAGTCATCTCCAAGCGCCTCGTCAAAGACGGGCTGGATCGCCAAATTCCAGGCGCGAGGAAGTAG
- a CDS encoding transcriptional regulator — translation MAGRRGARPAILSARGSLGKAEFLELKDALGFAQGDLSVHARKLEDDGSLAVVKDFVGRMLRTTFKINPGGGRRSSAISVR, via the coding sequence ATGGCCGGGCGGCGCGGAGCGCGGCCGGCGATCCTCTCCGCGCGGGGGTCTCTCGGAAAGGCGGAATTCCTGGAGCTCAAAGACGCTCTCGGGTTCGCCCAGGGCGACCTGAGCGTCCACGCCCGGAAGCTCGAGGATGACGGCTCTCTCGCCGTCGTCAAGGACTTCGTCGGACGCATGCTCCGCACCACGTTCAAGATCAACCCGGGGGGCGGCAGGCGCTCGTCCGCCATATCCGTCCGCTGA
- a CDS encoding CPBP family glutamic-type intramembrane protease, which yields MDASDPEPGPPPVACAACAHPLKPGGLFCAHCGHRTGDPPPRVEDTLLERLRRAEVEWREIRTVIVFYAVLLGVQAVTALVARLGGTEGRALLAGDVLMGAATAAAARRHRRALEGLFSAPGFGLRGYLALVPVGAVVFAFVCGFVSGMQALFGLPAADRMLSLQEEGFVWVFLLICVVPPVLEEVAFRGVVYGVLERYVGKGEALVLSSVGFAILHLSVLSLFTHVPLGLYFGWLRQRSGSLYPPMFAHFVHNGLAVANVYLGFFPSP from the coding sequence ATGGACGCGTCGGATCCCGAACCCGGCCCGCCGCCGGTTGCTTGCGCCGCCTGTGCGCATCCGCTGAAGCCCGGAGGGCTGTTCTGCGCCCACTGCGGGCATCGCACGGGGGATCCGCCGCCCCGGGTCGAGGACACGCTCCTCGAGCGCCTGCGGAGAGCGGAGGTCGAGTGGCGGGAGATCCGGACCGTTATCGTTTTCTACGCGGTTCTCCTGGGCGTGCAGGCCGTGACGGCTCTGGTGGCGCGGTTGGGGGGGACGGAGGGAAGGGCGCTTCTGGCGGGCGACGTCCTCATGGGGGCGGCCACGGCCGCCGCGGCGCGCCGCCACCGAAGGGCGCTGGAAGGGCTCTTCAGCGCTCCGGGATTCGGCCTGCGGGGATACTTGGCGCTCGTGCCGGTCGGAGCGGTGGTCTTCGCCTTCGTCTGCGGCTTCGTTTCCGGGATGCAGGCGCTGTTCGGATTGCCGGCGGCGGACAGGATGCTGTCGCTCCAGGAGGAGGGCTTCGTCTGGGTCTTTCTTTTGATCTGTGTCGTTCCTCCTGTCCTCGAGGAGGTGGCCTTCCGCGGTGTGGTCTATGGGGTGCTGGAGAGGTATGTGGGGAAGGGGGAGGCGCTGGTCCTCTCGTCGGTGGGCTTCGCGATTCTGCACCTCTCGGTGCTTTCGCTTTTCACGCACGTGCCGCTCGGGCTGTACTTCGGATGGCTGCGGCAGCGGTCGGGGAGCCTCTATCCGCCGATGTTCGCCCATTTCGTGCACAACGGCCTCGCGGTGGCGAACGTGTACTTGGGATTTTTCCCCTCTCCGTGA
- the proC gene encoding pyrroline-5-carboxylate reductase encodes MLGRKKIAVLGMGKLGETLVKALLEAKVVSPSQVVATAKHRETCERKGKLHGIRMTTDNAAAAREADVIILSVKPQAMKEVLGAIRKAVGRRQVVISTAASVTTAFIERGLGDGVPVIRTMPNTPCLVRAGMTGICAGRHAKREHLALAEEIFSALGRVLVLDEKYMDAVTGLSASGPAFMYVALESLAEGGVAAGLPREIATELAAQTMLGAARMVLETREHPAKLKDVVTTPAGCTIDGLLELEAGGLRVTLIKTVVRAARRAGELVNG; translated from the coding sequence ATGCTCGGCAGGAAGAAGATCGCGGTGCTCGGGATGGGGAAGCTGGGGGAGACGCTCGTCAAGGCTCTGCTCGAGGCGAAGGTCGTGTCGCCGTCGCAGGTCGTGGCGACGGCCAAGCATCGGGAGACGTGCGAGCGAAAGGGGAAGCTCCACGGGATCCGGATGACCACGGACAACGCGGCGGCGGCGCGCGAGGCAGACGTGATCATCCTTTCGGTGAAGCCGCAGGCGATGAAGGAGGTGCTGGGGGCGATCCGCAAGGCGGTGGGGCGCCGGCAGGTGGTGATTTCGACCGCGGCGAGCGTGACGACGGCCTTCATCGAGCGGGGGCTGGGCGACGGGGTGCCGGTGATCCGGACGATGCCGAACACGCCGTGTCTGGTGCGGGCGGGGATGACGGGGATCTGCGCGGGGCGGCACGCGAAGCGGGAGCATCTGGCGCTGGCGGAGGAGATTTTTTCGGCCCTCGGGCGGGTGCTGGTGCTGGACGAGAAGTACATGGACGCGGTGACGGGGCTTTCGGCGAGCGGTCCGGCGTTCATGTACGTGGCGCTGGAGTCGCTGGCGGAGGGCGGCGTGGCGGCAGGGCTGCCGCGGGAGATCGCCACGGAGCTGGCGGCGCAGACCATGCTGGGGGCGGCGCGAATGGTGCTGGAGACCCGGGAGCATCCGGCCAAGCTCAAGGACGTGGTGACGACGCCGGCGGGCTGCACGATCGACGGGCTGCTGGAGCTCGAGGCGGGGGGCCTGCGGGTGACGCTGATCAAGACGGTGGTGCGGGCGGCCCGGCGGGCCGGGGAACTCGTCAACGGCTGA